The following are encoded together in the Coffea arabica cultivar ET-39 chromosome 1c, Coffea Arabica ET-39 HiFi, whole genome shotgun sequence genome:
- the LOC113730196 gene encoding uncharacterized protein — MVRKRFQDTRTGLFYAENFLKKVGLGKEDYHFWKQIGKALLCTYTLFGVAWLWNETSPLGWWTLKPQPKEEQELAHLYERPNFPYPGDKEAMEEFIAKGGMIGTTIGPKGIIETDKDSINFQKNLQDKKFEQEAFKLWMRMKNEVVSELQEKGFDVE; from the exons ATGGTTCGCAAACGATTTCAGGACACGAGAACAG GTCTGTTTTACGCCGAGAACTTTTTGAAGAAAGTTGGGCTAGGAAAAGAAGACTATCACTTCTGGAAGCAAATAGGCAAGGCATTGTTGTGCACCTACACGCTTTTTGGCGTAGCTTGGCTGTGGAACGAGACGTCACCGCTTGGCTGGTGGACTTTAAAGCCCCAGCCTAAGGAGGAACAGGAGCTAGCCCATCTCTACGAGCGCCCAAATTTTCCATATCCAGGTGACAAGGAGGCCATGGAGGAGTTCATTGCTAAGGGTGGGATGATTGGAACCACAATTGGGCCGAAAGGCATCATCGAAACAGATAAAGATTCGATCAATTTTCAAAAGAATTTGCAGGACAAGAAGTTTGAGCAGGAGGCTTTTAAGCTGTGGATGAGGATGAAGAATGAAGTCGTGTCTGAGCTTCAGGAAAAAGGCTTTGATGTTGAGTAA
- the LOC113730174 gene encoding protein NRT1/ PTR FAMILY 8.2-like → MAEDDLYTKDGTVDCRGNPAKKNETGTWRACPYILGNECCERLAYYGMSSNLVLFFKHRLGQHNATASKNVSDWSGTCYITPLIGAFFADAYLGRFWTIACFSIIYVLGMTLLTLSASIPGLKPTCHGKESCHATGTQSSVVFLALYLIALGTGGIKPCVSSYGADQFDDTDEVEKKHKASFFNWFYFSINIGALIASSVLVWVQDNVGWGWGFGIPAVTMAIAAVSFFSGSRLYRNQKPGGSPLTRLCQVLVASFKKYKVEVPEDKSLLYECKDTESAIEGSRKLGHTSDLVFFDKAAVERESDYKRGSVDPWRLCTVTQVEELKAIIRLLPIWATGIIFSSVYGQMSTLFVLQGETMNTYVGHSTFQIPPASLGIFDTLSVIFWVPVYDRIIVPVARKFTGHKNGLTQLQRMGIGLLISIFAMLSAGILELVRLRYVKRHNSYDLEEIPMSIFWQVPQYFIIGCAEVFTFIGQLEFFYEQAPDAMRSLCSALALTTLALGNYLSSLLVTIVTRISTKNGKPGWIPTNLNRGHTDYFFWLLAVLSVLNLGAYILIAKWYTYKKPVGTLR, encoded by the exons ATGGCAGAGGATGACTTGTATACTAAGGACGGGACAGTTGACTGCCGTGGTAATCCTgccaagaaaaatgaaactgggacttggagagcctgtcCTTACATCTTAG GAAATGAATGTTGTGAAAGATTGGCATATTATGGAATGAGTTCTAATCTGGTGCTATTTTTCAAGCATCGACTTGGACAGCACAATGCCACTGCTTCTAAAAATGTATCTGATTGGTCTGGGACATGCTATATCACACCCTTAATTGGAGCATTTTTTGCAGATGCATATCTTGGAAGATTTTGGAcaattgcttgtttctcaatcatCTATGTTCTG GGGATGACATTGTTGACATTATCAGCCTCAATCCCCGGTCTGAAGCCAACCTGTCATGGAAAGGAATCTTGCCATGCAACAGGAACACAGAGTTCTGTTGTCTTTTTAGCTCTTTATCTCATAGCATTGGGAACTGGTGGTATAAAGCCTTGTGTATCTTCCTATGGAGCCGATCAGTTTGATGACACAGATGAGGTTGAAAAGAAGCACAAGGCTTCTTTCTTTAATTGGTTCTATTTTTCAATCAACATTGGTGCACTTATTGCTTCATCAGTGCTGGTCTGGGTACAAGATAATGTGGGTTGGGGATGGGGATTTGGCATTCCAGCCGTAACAATGGCGATTGCTGCGGTTAGTTTCTTTTCAGGTTCTCGATTGTATCGTAACCAAAAACCAGGAGGAAGCCCTTTGACGCGCTTGTGCCAAGTGCTTGTTGCATCTTTCAAGAAGTATAAAGTTGAAGTGCCTGAAGACAAGTCTTTGTTGTATGAATGCAAAGATACTGAATCTGCAATAGAAGGAAGTCGGAAGCTTGGGCATACTAGTGATCTTGT TTTCTTTGACAAGGCAGCCGTTGAGAGGGAATCTGACTATAAAAGGGGCTCTGTAGATCCTTGGAGACTTTGTACGGTGACTCAAGTTGAGGAGCTAAAAGCCATAATACGATTGCTTCCTATATGGGCAACAGGTATCATCTTCAGCAGTGTGTATGGTCAAATGAGCACCCTGTTCGTCTTACAAGGAGAAACGATGAATACTTATGTGGGACATTCTACCTTCCAAATCCCGCCTGCATCACTTGGGATTTTTGACACCCTGAGTGTCATATTCTGGGTTCCTGTTTATGACCGAATTATTGTCCCGGTTGCCAGAAAGTTCACAGGTCACAAAAATGGCTTGACTCAGCTTCAGAGAATGGGAATCGGGCTCCTCATATCGATCTTTGCCATGCTCTCAGCAGGGATCTTGGAACTTGTTAGATTACGCTATGTGAAAAGACATAACTCCTATGATCTTGAAGAGATTCCGATGTCAATATTTTGGCAGGTGCCTCAGTATTTCATCATAGGTTGTGCAGAAGTTTTCACATTCATTGGACAGCTGGAATTCTTCTATGAGCAAGCACCTGATGCCATGAGAAGTTTGTGTTCTGCTCTCGCCCTGACCACACTTGCCTTGGGAAACTACTTGAGTTCCTTGCTTGTGACCATTGTGACAAGAATTAGCACAAAGAATGGAAAACCTGGTTGGATACCGACTAATCTTAATCGCGGTCACACCGATTACTTCTTCTGGCTCTTGGCTGTGCTAAGCGTGCTGAATTTGGGAGCTTATATCCTCATTGCAAAGTGGTACACGTACAAAAAACCAGTTGGGACTCTTCGCTGA
- the LOC113730159 gene encoding protein NRT1/ PTR FAMILY 8.2 → MEADDYYTKDGTVDYRKNPADKRKTGTWKACPYILGNECCERLAYYGMSSNLMIYFTKQLNQHTAEASRNVSNWSGTCYIMPLLGAFLADSCLGRYWTIASFSIIYFIGMTLLTLSASVPGLKPACSAEDVCDPTSIQTTVSFLALYLVALGTGGIKPCVSSYGADQFDDADETEKNFKSSFFNWFYFSINIGALVASSFLVYIQLHVGWGWGFGIPAAAMAIAVVSFFSGTRIYRYQIPGGSPLTRLCQVLVASLRKYDVPLPADKSQLYEVADETSAIVGSRKLEHTKAFSFFDKAAVETESDRTNESKVSAWRLCTVTQVEELKSILRLLPVWATGIIVSAVYSQMGNLFVSQAEVMDTHLGNTRFKIPEASLSVFDTLSVIVWVPIYDKIITPFARKITGQKNGLTQLQRMGIGMVIAILAMVTAAVLEIVRLGIVRRHNLYDAKLIPISVFWQVPQYFIIGCAEVFIFIGQLEFFYEQAPDSIRSLCAALSLTTGSLGSYLSSLLVQIVTKASTRGGKPGWIADNFNYGHLDYFFWLLSGLGVLNFGVFLAVAQRYTYKKAVGTKLSGDK, encoded by the exons ATGGAAGCAGATGACTATTACACCAAAGATGGAACAGTTGATTATCGTAAGAACCCTGCTGACAAGAGGAAAACCGGAACCTGGAAGGCCTGCCCTTACATCCTTG GAAATGAATGCTGTGAAAGATTGGCGTACTACGGAATGAGCAGCAATCTGATGATCTATTTCACAAAGCAACTCAATCAGCATACTGCTGAAGCGTCAAGAAACGTCTCAAATTGGTCAGGAACATGCTATATCATGCCATTATTAGGAGCTTTTCTTGCTGATTCATGTCTTGGAAGATATTGGACGATCGCCAGCTTCTCAATCATCTACTTCATT GGCATGACACTTTTAACATTGTCGGCGTCCGTCCCGGGCCTAAAACCCGCCTGTTCTGCTGAAGATGTTTGCGACCCAACAAGCATTCAGACAACAGTAAGCTTCCTTGCACTCTACCTGGTAGCGCTAGGAACTGGAGGGATCAAGCCGTGTGTCTCATCCTATGGAGCAGACCAGTTTGATGATGCTGATGAAACTGAGAAAAACTTCAAAAGCTCTTTCTTCAATTGGTTCTACTTCAGTATCAACATTGGGGCACTTGTTGCTTCATCTTTTCTGGTCTATATACAATTACATGTCGGGTGGGGATGGGGTTTTGGTATACCTGCTGCAGCTATGGCGATAGCTGTGGTATCCTTCTTTTCAGGTACACGAATCTACCGTTATCAGATACCAGGAGGCAGTCCCTTGACTCGCCTATGCCAGGTCTTGGTGGCATCTCTGAGAAAATATGACGTTCCACTGCCTGCTGACAAATCTCAACTCTACGAGGTTGCAGATGAGACAAGTGCTATTGTAGGCAGTCGCAAGCTTGAACACACAAAAGCCTTCAG TTTCTTTGACAAGGCAGCGGTGGAGACAGAATCTGATCGCACAAATGAATCAAAAGTAAGCGCATGGAGACTTTGCACTGTGACACAAGTGGAGGAGCTAAAATCAATCTTAAGATTGCTACCTGTTTGGGCCACTGGCATTATCGTTAGCGCTGTTTACAGCCAAATGGGGAATTTATTTGTGTCGCAAGCCGAGGTCATGGATACACATTTAGGAAACACTAGATTCAAGATCCCAGAAGCATCCCTTAGTGTTTTCGACACTCTCAGTGTCATTGTCTGGGTTCCAATTTATGACAAAATAATCACCCCCTTTGCCAGAAAAATTACTGGTCAGAAAAATGGCTTGACACAGCTGCAGAGAATGGGCATTGGAATGGTCATAGCAATTCTCGCCATGGTAACTGCGGCTGTTTTAGAGATCGTTAGGCTTGGAATAGTGAGGAGGCATAACCTGTATGATGCAAAGCTGATACCAATTTCAGTATTCTGGCAGGTTCCTCAGTACTTCATAATAGGCTGTGCAGAAGTTTTCATATTCATTGGACAACTGGAGTTTTTCTATGAACAAGCACCTGATTCCATAAGAAGCTTGTGCGCTGCTCTATCGCTCACCACCGGATCACTCGGTAGCTATTTGAGTTCTTTGTTAGTGCAAATTGTCACAAAAGCCAGCACCAGGGGTGGAAAACCAGGATGGATAGCGGACAACTTCAATTATGGCCATCTCGATTACTTCTTCTGGCTCCTATCTGGGCTCGGGGTGCTAAATTTTGGAGTTTTTCTTGCGGTTGcccaaaggtacacatacaAAAAGGCGGTCGGAACTAAACTCTCCGGTGATAAATGA
- the LOC113730165 gene encoding protein NRT1/ PTR FAMILY 8.2-like, which yields MEADDYYTKDGTVDYRKNPADKRKTGTWKACPYILGNECSERLAYYGMSSNLMIYFTKQLNQHTADASRNLSNWSGTCYIMPLLGAFLADSYLGRYWTIASFSTIYFIGMTLLTLSASVPGLKPTCSAKDVCQPTGTQTTVCFIALYLVALGTGGIKPCVSSYGADQFDDADETEKNFKGSFFNWFYFSINIGALIASSLLVYIQLHVGWGWGFGIPAAAMAIAVVSFFSGTRIYRYQIPGGSPLTRLCQVLVASFRKHSVPLPADKSQLYEVADETSAIVGSRKLEHTDSFSCFDKAAVETESDRANESKVSAWRLCTVTQVEELKSIVRLLPVWATGIMFSAVYGQMGNLFVSQAEVMDTHLGKTSFEIPEASLSVFDTLSVIIWVPIYDTIITPFARKITGRKNGLTQLQRMGIGLVISVFAMVSAAVLEIVRLGIVKRHNLYDAELIPISVFWQIPQYFIIGCAEVFTFIGQLEFFYEQAPDSMRSLCAALSLTTTALGNYLSSFLVTIVTKASTRGGKPGWIPDNLNYGHLDYFFWLLAALSVLNFGVFLVIAQRYTYKKAVGTLR from the exons ATGGAAGCAGATGACTATTACACCAAAGATGGAACAGTTGATTATCGTAAGAACCCTGCAGATAAGAGGAAAACCGGAACCTGGAAGGCCTGTCCTTACATCCTTG GAAATGAATGCAGTGAAAGATTGGCGTACTATGGAATGAGCAGCAATCTGATGATCTACTTCACAAAGCAACTCAATCAGCACACTGCTGATGCTTCAAGAAATCTCTCGAATTGGTCCGGAACATGCTATATCATGCCACTACTGGGAGCATTTCTTGCTGATTCATATCTTGGAAGATATTGGACAATCGCCAGCTTCTCAACCATCTACTTCATT GGCATGACACTTTTGACATTGTCGGCATCGGTCCCAGGCCTAAAACCCACCTGTTCTGCCAAGGATGTTTGCCAGCCAACGGGCACTCAGACAACAGTCTGCTTCATAGCACTCTACCTGGTAGCACTAGGAACTGGAGGGATCAAGCCGTGTGTCTCATCCTATGGAGCAGATCAGTTTGATGATGCTGATGAAACTGAGAAAAACTTCAAAGGCTCTTTCTTCAATTGGTTCTATTTCAGTATCAACATTGGGGCACTAATTGCTTCATCTTTATTGGTCTATATACAATTACATGTCGGGTGGGGATGGGGGTTCGGTATACCTGCTGCGGCAATGGCAATAGCAGTGGTTTCCTTCTTTTCTGGTACCCGAATCTACCGTTATCAGATACCAGGAGGCAGTCCCTTGACTCGCTTATGCCAGGTCTTGGTGGCATCTTTCAGAAAGCATAGCGTTCCACTGCCTGCTGACAAATCTCAACTTTATGAGGTTGCAGATGAGACAAGTGCTATTGTAGGCAGTCGCAAGCTTGAACACACAGATTCCTTCAG TTGCTTTGACAAGGCGGCAGTGGAGACAGAATCAGATCGTGCAAATGAATCAAAAGTGAGTGCATGGAGGCTTTGCACCGTGACACAGGTGGAGGAGCTGAAATCAATCGTAAGATTGCTACCTGTTTGGGCCACTGGTATTATGTTCAGTGCCGTTTATGGTCAAATGGGGAACTTATTTGTATCACAAGCCGAAGTCATGGACACCCATTTGGGAAAAACTTCATTTGAGATCCCAGAAGCATCACTCAGCGTTTTTGACACACTCAGTGTCATTATCTGGGTTCCGATTTATGACACAATAATAACCCCTTTTGCCAGAAAAATTACAGGCCGCAAAAATGGCTTGACCCAGCTGCAGAGAATGGGCATCGGACTGGTCATATCAGTTTTTGCTATGGTATCTGCAGCTGTTCTAGAGATTGTTAGGCTTGGAATAGTGAAGAGACATAACCTATACGACGCAGAGCTGATTCCAATTTCAGTGTTCTGGCAGATCCCTCAGTACTTCATAATAGGTTGTGCAGAAGTGTTCACATTCATTGGACAGCTAGAGTTTTTCTACGAACAGGCACCTGATTCCATGAGAAGCTTGTGCGCTGCTCTATCGCTCACCACCACCGCACTTGGCAACTATCTGAGTTCCTTTTTAGTAACGATCGTCACAAAAGCCAGCACCAGGGGTGGCAAACCAGGATGGATACCGGACAACTTAAACTATGGTCATCTGGATTACTTCTTCTGGCTCTTGGCTGCGCTTAGCGTGCTAAACTTTGGAGTTTTTCTTGTGATTGCCCAGAGGTATACATACAAGAAGGCAGTCGGAACCCTTcgctga